The following nucleotide sequence is from Mangifera indica cultivar Alphonso chromosome 1, CATAS_Mindica_2.1, whole genome shotgun sequence.
gagacattctattttattattctttttttttccaaaaataaaaaacgaaGTCAAACTGTACGAGAAAACCAAAAATTATATCAACCCACAATCCTCAACATTACTCATCATTTGATTTCTCCTATTTGACTATagttttgtccttttttttggATTTAAGGTTTATCATGTAAATCATCTGTGTGTTATAATTGTTCCGTTGTGGAAACGTAAATGAAATTAAGAACGTAATGCCATTCTAATCATGTTTAAATGTTCACTCTAcgtatcattattttttttacaagaaaattatgtatagaaataataatataatattatataatttaataattttaaattagagataaaataatatctaataatataattatatgtaattatttgtgtttaaatttagatttattgattatatacataatattattattattatttttttatgcaagCAACGAAAAAGAGGTTCGTGTGGATTTATTTCTTGTAGTTTACTTCCCTTTGtgagaaaacttaaaaaaagagcttcaaaattttatgaaatttttggaCAAATCTAACAGTGAGATGCAAATAATCTTATCTATAACACTTCTCTCTTCAATCGCTAATCACTTTGAGACTTGGTTTTTACggtgtgtataattttattcaaatcataaaactagGTTAAAGCTTAAAAATTAcggtttgatttattttggtttgtaaaataatttgatttaggatgataaatttttaaaaataatttttaatttggattacaatttaaacaatttttaaaccgaatcaaatggtaatcaatattttttaaaaatacatatatataactatatttaatataatttttctataagcAATTATGTGTACAacatgttttttcatatttattttatgattttttttacatgtatattgtatatatatttcatatttattttatctatttatattatgtttaaaaaactagaatttaattaattttattgaataatatatattaaaaaataaatgattttaataggttcaaattataatccaaattagatcaaactgaatttttcaatttgatttgctttgatttggaaatttttaaaatcgtttttttcagtttactctgaaaaaaatttcaattgcaCCAACTAAACCGTGCACCATAGAAATCAAATctatatcaaaaacttaattttacgTCTTGTGTATtgaatatcatatcatatgatacaatttttaaaaaacaaaatattgataaaataatgaaaaaatatgatagacATGTCatcgttttgaaaaatattatgaacacttacaaaaatttaaaatttctcatatacacggaatattaattaaaataggcaaaaaaatttccgcttaaacctttttaggcaaacgcacagtagttttatttttataagcaaatttttttgtaactccaaaaataccctcccagccctgtatacgtaggcgttggaaggaaaacttgagtgcgtgagtgcgtgcgTGGTGCGCgtagtgcgcgcggtgcgtgaGCAGTGCGCACAccctgattaatatatataaacaaagtgcGAGGGTGCGCGCGCAGTGCATGCagtgcgcgcaccctttcttttaaatatatatatatatatatatatattaaataatataaaaaatataataaataaaaatatatatatattaaatattataatatttaatataatatatataaataataataataataatttttaaatatatattatattattatatatatttattatattataatattataatataataaatatatataataatataatattttatatatatatatataaaatatatgcacaGTGTACAATGCGTGCACTGCATACGCACTGTACACTGTGCACAGTGCGAGCACTGCACACACACCcacgcactccgcacgcacccaCACACTCAAACCTTCCTTCCAGTGCCTACGTATACAGGGCTGGGAGGGTATtcttggagttacaaaaaaatttgcttataaaagtaaaactactgtacgtttgcctaaaaaggtttaaacagaaatttttttgcctattttaattaatatccccataTACACCGCtataatatcatcattttctttaaaaatgtataaattcgtatcagtaatatatatcgtatcgtacgatatgtatattatatcatattaattatgatataccTTATGATACGTATCGTTTTTCAtctgtattttattatattataaaatatgtatctatattataagatattaataactatattGGGCACACCCATACTTGGTTCTATAATGTATGACAATGACATAGCTCTCCCTGCCCAACCAACCTGCCGCCTCTTCAGCCCATTTCAATTCTTCTTCCGTCACTGGCCTTTTATACAGCCTTGAAATATTTTCCCAATCTACTAGATAAAATGCCTTTATGGGAAAACACTAATAATATTGTACACCGATGAGCGTTGGAGGTACTCGAATTCTAATGTGCATCCGATTATCAAGAGACTGGACGTTGGAGGTACAAACCCAACTCCTTATAACATTAACAATTTTACCGATACATGCGTTTTATTTAGCGGATTGGCTTCAGATATCCGAGTTGTTCAATCTCTTGTGCTGTCGACAAGTTTGAACCACTGGCTTGCAGGATCACATGTTCCATTTGTATCCAAGCATTTACAGTTATTTATAACAAGGTTGCTGCTTGAGTCTAAATCCAAGCAAACAATTGTACCATCTTCTTCCGTAGATGACAGGTGCATCTTAGAATCTGCTATGATTTcccattttgaatttgagtctgTGCATCTTAGGCCGAGTGTTGCTGCCTTTCCCAACCCGTTGGATTGTAAGCAATAAGATGTCCCCTTTAGGTATAAATTCTTCAGGGACGTGTAATTCCATGCTCCTGTGTCGGCACAAGAACCCAACCTCATAGGATCAAACAATGATGTACTTTTCAGTACACAGAGACCTGTTAAAGGATGGAAAATCACTTTATGCAGAGTTCTTTCTAATAAATCTGGCCCTGCATGTTAAAACACACTAGTTCAGATATatgaaaaattcatatatttctaattttttttttcataaatttaggTTATTCTACCTCTAGTGGGAGATTGAACAAATGATATTCTGTGTAAAAAGCTTGAATTCCTTACATCAGACCAGTTCCTATTTAAAATTCCATAACGCTCATTTGACCCAAGGACCCCTCCATTGAAATAATAACTTCCAACAAGAGTCCACAAGGCCCAGTCCAAGTCATGTTCAGCTAGCCAACCCAAAAAGCAGCTCAAAAACCTTTTTTCGTTCACATTATTTATCACTAAATCCACTCCCCACTCACTCACGAACAACGGCCACCCTTGGTCAAGCAAAAAGTCTGCTGACCGATTTATTCTATTCAGCACTTGACCGCATACTTTATTTGAATTACCATTTTCCCATTGCTTATTATCTGGAAAGCTATACCAGTGTACCTCGAATACTGTCTTCCCAGTAAACGTCAAATTCACTGGTTGATTGCGAATAAATGATAAGTCAGTGTCAAAAGATAACCCAGAGAGGATGACAAGAACATTTGGGTTTGCTGAATGCACTGCTTCAGCTCCTCTCTGCATGTATCTACCTTATAAATATACACAAGGAATTAGAGTTTTGATTATTAGAATATGgagtaattatattaattaaaacttgtaATATGAGAAATGCAGATAATTAATGTACCTGTACCAATCTTTTACGTTCTGTTTAGGGCCTCTGAGTTCATTCCTCAGGCTCATGCCAATAACATTGGTAACTCCAGTAAATAGAGTAGCCATCCTCGTGAGACCTTTGATCCAGAGTTCTGGATCAAAATACTGATCGCCAAAGAATCCATTGCCATCTGAGTTACTGCAACACCAACCTGGTTTTGTTATGTGATTATCTAATATCACCATGACATTGTTGTCCCCAAGGTTGGATACCACTGCCTGAAAATATGCCAATAATAATGTTTCACTATACAAATAAATGTCTaacttttaaagtaaaaaaggaaaaatttatGAGAATTTTGTTGAAGTGGCTTATATTAGCATAGTTAACGTCGACACTTTATTAGctctgtgtttttgtttttgaataatGTTTCATTGATTTGTTAAATGATTAATAAGACATCATTGGCTGTTTCTACATGGCCCTTTTCCGTATTGTGTTGACTTATAggcaatatttaaaaaacaaacccATAATCGATCTGATTGTTTTACTGTTTCATGGTTCAACCGATTCGAACAATTGATTTATTCCGAAGACAATTAaacaagagtaaaattattttgcAACAGTAAACCTTTCAACCCAAGCAAGAAATAACAAATCAATTCCTGGATttgcttttccattttctgagtaagcaaaattattaaataaaactttataaagtGTACTCCGCGTTCAGCCAAACAATATGAGATCAATCAACAACCATTACAGAACTTCACACTGATAAAAGGCACAACATGAATGCATAACCAACAAATTTCATGAAATATATTCTCCACCACAATATGCATATTACTACAAGAGTCTCAACCTCACGTGCCCATCTATGATAAGTATTGTGCAACTAACTTTCCAAGATATTGTTCTGCTATAAACCAACTGGCTAGTCTACAAAATGTTCATGAGCAAACATGAATCGTCGagaagacaagaaaaaaaaaaaaggccaaaagacttattccctccCACCCCAGGTTTAGTCTCCAAATATTCACCTTCTTATCACCACTGTCATCAACCACAACTTCATCCACTTCCTTCTTAGCTACTTCTTTACTATTAGCAGAAGCCAACGCTGACAACAGTGACAACAGTGACAGGTTCATTTTAAACCGCCGGAGCCTATACAAGATTACACAAACTAGATGCATTTCCACAACAAATTGTCAGATATATATTGCATGATCAAAATATTATTCCCACCGAAGACTGAAGAGGCGACTGAGAGGCCATTGGGAGATGACTCAGAGAAATCGTGAagacaagagaaaaaaaaatgatagaataTTTTTTAGGGCAGTAGGCTAATAGGCATATCCCATTCAATGCAAAAGCAGAGAAACTTGAAGTTCACAGGATATTTTTTATAGGACATCGACAAACATGCATACAAGTACGCGAAAAATTATTAACTAATAGTTGGTATTTAATCTCACCTGGAAAGCTTTAATGAGAGAAAGATCAAT
It contains:
- the LOC123209413 gene encoding glycosyl hydrolase 5 family protein-like isoform X1 translates to MDSSSFSLFSFMTLFMLFSSNRSEGVPLSTNSRWIVDNRSGQRVKLACVNWASHLKPVVTEGLSKKPLDQISKRILAMGFNCVRLTWPIYLATNDTLASLTVKQSFQNFGLNEDIAGIQINNPSIIDLSLIKAFQAVVSNLGDNNVMVILDNHITKPGWCCSNSDGNGFFGDQYFDPELWIKGLTRMATLFTGVTNVIGMSLRNELRGPKQNVKDWYRYMQRGAEAVHSANPNVLVILSGLSFDTDLSFIRNQPVNLTFTGKTVFEVHWYSFPDNKQWENGNSNKVCGQVLNRINRSADFLLDQGWPLFVSEWGVDLVINNVNEKRFLSCFLGWLAEHDLDWALWTLVGSYYFNGGVLGSNERYGILNRNWSDVRNSSFLHRISFVQSPTRGPDLLERTLHKVIFHPLTGLCVLKSTSLFDPMRLGSCADTGAWNYTSLKNLYLKGTSYCLQSNGLGKAATLGLRCTDSNSKWEIIADSKMHLSSTEEDGTIVCLDLDSSSNLVINNCKCLDTNGTCDPASQWFKLVDSTRD
- the LOC123209413 gene encoding glycosyl hydrolase 5 family protein-like isoform X2, translated to MGFNCVRLTWPIYLATNDTLASLTVKQSFQNFGLNEDIAGIQINNPSIIDLSLIKAFQAVVSNLGDNNVMVILDNHITKPGWCCSNSDGNGFFGDQYFDPELWIKGLTRMATLFTGVTNVIGMSLRNELRGPKQNVKDWYRYMQRGAEAVHSANPNVLVILSGLSFDTDLSFIRNQPVNLTFTGKTVFEVHWYSFPDNKQWENGNSNKVCGQVLNRINRSADFLLDQGWPLFVSEWGVDLVINNVNEKRFLSCFLGWLAEHDLDWALWTLVGSYYFNGGVLGSNERYGILNRNWSDVRNSSFLHRISFVQSPTRGPDLLERTLHKVIFHPLTGLCVLKSTSLFDPMRLGSCADTGAWNYTSLKNLYLKGTSYCLQSNGLGKAATLGLRCTDSNSKWEIIADSKMHLSSTEEDGTIVCLDLDSSSNLVINNCKCLDTNGTCDPASQWFKLVDSTRD